The stretch of DNA GGGAGCGGCAAGACCGTCACCGGCGAGTCGATCACCCGTCTCATCCGGACGCCACCCGGAGAGGTCGCGGACGGGCAGATCGTCTTCGACGGCCGCGATCTGGCGACGCTCGCCGACGACGACCTGCGCGACCTCCGTGGCGACCGCATCGCACACGTCTTCCAGAACCCACAGGGGGCACTCAACCCGGTCTACACCGTCGGCTGGCAGATCGTCGAGGCCATCCTGCTCCACGAGGACCTCCCCAAGGCGGAGGCACGCGCCCGCGGGGTCGACCTGCTCGATCGGGTCGGCATCCCCGAGGCGACCCGCCGGTTCGACGACTACCCCCACGAGTTCTCCGGCGGGATGAAACAGCGGGTAGCGCTGGCGATGGCGCTCGCCACCAACCCCGACCTCCTGATCGCCGACGAGCCGACGACGGCGCTCGACGTGACAATCCAGAACCAGATCCTCGGTCTCCTCGGGGAGTTACAGGACGAGTTCGATATGAGTATCCTCCTCATCACCCACGACCTCGGTGTGGTCGCCGAGGTAGCGGACCGCGTCGTCGTCATGTACGCGGGCAAGGTGATGGAACGCGGCGACGTCTTCGACGTGTTCGAGCGACCGTCCCACCCCTACACCCGCGCGCTCCTCGACTGCCTGCCGGGGCGGGGGGACGCCGGCGCTCGCTCCATCGGCGGCAAACTCCCGCCGCCGACCGACCCGCCCGAGGGGTGTCGGTTCCACCCGCGGTGTGAACACGCCGTCGACGCCTGTCGGCGGGGCGAGCAACCCCCCGACTACGCCGTCGACGGCGACGACGACCACGTCGTCTCCTGTGTCCACTACGAGCCCGGCGGCGACCCGTCGGTAGTTCGGGGCGAAGAGGCAGTCCCGGCCGACGGCGGGCGGCCGGTCGGGGACGGCGCCGAAGACGAGGGGGACGACGGATGACCCGCCCACTCCTCGACGTGGACGGGCTGGTCAAACAGTACTCGGTCACCGAGGGCGTCCTCCGCAACGAAGTGGGGCGGGTCCGCGCCGTCGACGGCGTGAGCTTCACCGTCGATCGGGGGGAGACGCTAGGGCTGGTCGGCGAGTCGGGCTGTGGGAAGTCGACGACGGCGACGACGGCGCTGCGACTGGAGGAGCCGACCGACGGGCGCGTCGTCTTCGACGGCGAGGACGTGACCGCGTACGACGACAAAGCCCTGAAGCGGTTCCGTCGGCGGGCCCAGATGGTGTTTCAGGACCCCACGTCGAGTTTCGACCCGCGTATGAGCATCGGCGAGTCGGTGGCCGAACCCCTGCGGGTCCACGGGATGCGCGACCGGGAGCGCCGGCGGCGCATCGTGGGCGATCTGCTGGAGCGCGTGGGCCTCGACGCCGCGGACGTGGATCGTTACCCCCACGAGTTCTCGGGCGGGCAGAAACAGCGGGTAGGACTGGCGCGGGCGCTGGTCATCAACCCCGACCTGATCGTCGCGGACGAACCCGTGAGCGCCCTCGACGTGAGCGTGCAGGCGGACATCCTCGACCTGATCGAGCGGTTGCAGGCCGAGTTCGGCCTCGCCATCGTCGTCATCAGCCACGACATGGGCGTCGTCCGCGAAGTCTGCGACCGGGTGGCCGTCATGTATCTCGGCGAGATCGTCGAGACGGCGCCGACCGAGCGACTGTTCGAAGATCCACAGCACCCCTACACCCGCGCGCTCCTCGGATCGACGCCGGTGGCCGACCCACGGCGCCGCGGCCGGGGGACGAAACTCACCGGCGACGTGCCGAGTCCCTCCGACCCGCCGCCGGGCTGTCGCTTCCACACGCGGTGTCCGGAGGTGATCCCCGACGAGGCGTACGACCTCGACGCGGAGACGTGGCGCGCGGTGCTGAATCTGCGCCTGCGGGCGGCGTCACAGGGCGTCGACGTCGAGGCGGTGCGCACCTACGCCGCCGCGGACGACGGCGCCGAGGCCGCCGACCCCGACGCGGTCCGGGCGGCGATCCGCGAGGAGTTCGACCTCCCGCCGACCCTCCCGGACGCACGGGCGGAGGAGGCACTCTCCGGGGCGCTAGATCGGATCGTCGCCGGCGACGTCGACGGCGCGGCCGACCGCTTGGCGGAGGCGTTCCCCACCGTCTGCCGGCGCGAACGACCCGGGCTCGCCCCGGAGGAAACCGACCTCTCGGCGGACGAGTGGGCGGCGATCAAGAGCCTCCGGGCGTGGATCGCGACGCTCGTCGACGCCGACGAGTCGGCGGTGACCGACCGCCTCGAACGGCGGTGTGCGGACGACCGGGACCGGGACCGGGACGGGATCGACCGACTCGCCGTCCGGGCGGCCTTCCGTCTCCCCGAACCCCTCTCCGATTCGGACGCCGAGCGGTCGGTCGGAGCGGCCATCGAC from Haloplanus salinus encodes:
- a CDS encoding ABC transporter ATP-binding protein, which gives rise to MTEPLLSIRDLRTVFHTDEGLVRAVDGVSFDVGRGETVCLVGESGSGKTVTGESITRLIRTPPGEVADGQIVFDGRDLATLADDDLRDLRGDRIAHVFQNPQGALNPVYTVGWQIVEAILLHEDLPKAEARARGVDLLDRVGIPEATRRFDDYPHEFSGGMKQRVALAMALATNPDLLIADEPTTALDVTIQNQILGLLGELQDEFDMSILLITHDLGVVAEVADRVVVMYAGKVMERGDVFDVFERPSHPYTRALLDCLPGRGDAGARSIGGKLPPPTDPPEGCRFHPRCEHAVDACRRGEQPPDYAVDGDDDHVVSCVHYEPGGDPSVVRGEEAVPADGGRPVGDGAEDEGDDG